One segment of Nyctibius grandis isolate bNycGra1 chromosome 11, bNycGra1.pri, whole genome shotgun sequence DNA contains the following:
- the LOC137668736 gene encoding zona pellucida sperm-binding protein 3-like, whose amino-acid sequence MRPGSSLGFALFCWVFGEVVAYNPWDFIRGEAELWRYRGDPSLGQSRAFSQPSPWAWVDVSQLQAAAPLHPVTVRCQEAQVVVTVHRDLFGTGRLVRAAELTLGSAGCLPAVWSAAETTVTFMAGLHECGSTLRVTPDALVYSTSLNYKPAPAGNPVIVRTSPAVVPIECHYPRRDNVSSNGVKPTWAPFHSTLSSEEKLPFSLRLMNDDWSTERVSTIFQLGEVLHFQAGVNTENHAPLRLFVDNCVATLTPDRKSSPQYAFIDFSGCLVDGQLDDATSTFISPRPRQDVLQFAVDAFKFAGDSSNLIYITCHLKVSLADQAPDALNKACSFNKASNLWAPVEGTRDVCSCCEMRSCGLAGHSRRFHAPSRWQGGRARRELPSELDPLVKEADVVVGPLFIHSWQDHTVRRKPSQDAGHLWMVLGLAEVAGLVILILAVLGALTVCRKPSNPV is encoded by the exons ATGAGGCCTGGAAGCAGCCTGGggtttgctcttttctgctggGTTTTTGGGGAGGTGGTTGCTTACAACCCCTGGGACTTCATTAGAGGGGAGGCAGAACTATGGAGGTACAGAGGGGATCCTTCCTTGGGGCAGTCTCGTGCCTTctcccagccctctccctgGGCGTGGGTGGATGTTTCCCAGCTCCAGGCTGCTGCCCCGCTGCACCCCGTGACCGTGCGGTGCCAGGAGGCACAGGTGGTGGTCACGGTGCACAGGGACCTCTTTGGCACGGGGCGCCTGGTgagggctgcagagctgaccctgGGCTCggctggctgcctgcctgcagtcTGGAGTGCTGCTGAGACCACGGTGACCTTCATGGCTGGGCTGCATGAGTGTGGCAGCACGCTCAGG GTGACCCCTGATGCTCTAGTCTACAGCACGAGCTTAAATTACAAGCCAGCTCCTGCTGGCAACCCTGTCATTGTCCgcaccagccctgctgtggtTCCTATTGAGTGCCACTACCCAAG GAGGGACAATGTGAGCAGCAACGGTGTCAAGCCCACGTGGGCACCCTTCCACTCCACCCTGTCCTCTGAGGAGAAGCTGCCCTTCTCCCTGCGCCTCATGAACG ATGACTGGAGTACCGAGAGAGTTTCCACCATATTTCAACTGGGAGAGGTCCTCCACTTCCAGGCTGGTGTCAACACAGAGAACCATGCACCTCTGAGGCTCTTTGTGGACAACTGTGTGGCCACCCTGACCCCAGACAGGAAGAGTTCTCCCCAGTATGCttttattgacttcagtgg GTGCCTGGTGGATGGGCAACTGGATGATGCCACCTCAACTTTTATATCCCCAAGACCCAGGCAAGATGTGCTTCAGTTTGCAGTAGATGCATTCAAGTTTGCAGGAGACTCCAGCAATCTG ATCTACATCACCTGCCACCTGAAGGTCTCCCTGGCTGACCAGGCTCCTGATGCTCTGAACAAGGCTTGCTCCTTCAATAAAGCCAGCAACCT CTGGGCTCCAGTGGAAGGCACCCGGGATGTCTGCTCCTGCTGCGAGATGAGGAGCTGTGGCTTGGCTGGGCACTCCAGGAGGTTCCACGCTCCTTCCCGATGGCAAGGAGGACGTGCCCGGAGAGAACTGCCCTCTGAGCTTG ATCCCTTAGTGAAAGAAGCAGATGTTGTGGTTGGACCTCTCTTCATCCACAGCTGGCAGGATCACACAGTTAGGAGGAAGCCTTCACAAG ATGCAGGTCACTTGTGGATGGTATTGGGGCTGGCTGAAGTTGCTGGTTTGGTCATCCTGATCCTTGCTGTTCTAGGAGCTCTGACTGTCTGCCGGAAACCCAGCAACCCTGTTTGA